CAAAGTTCCTTGGAGAAAGGGCCAGTTCCATATCCACATCAGCCCCTGCGGGGAGCTGGAAATGGCCAGCAAAGTTGTCTACATCCGACCTCTGAAACGTGTGAGCATAGCCTCACTTGGAAAAAGCACCTTGTGGATATAATCACAGACCTTGAGATGAGGAGGTCACCCTGGATCATCTGGGTGGGCACTGAGTGCCGTCACAAGTGCCTTTATAGAGAGGGACGGAGCGGGACACGGAGAGGCAGCAGCGTGAAGGCAAAGCCGGGGGTGCTGGCCGCCACCTGGGAgtggatgccctggaggaggcacGGCTGACACAGTGATCCCAGACTTCTGCCTTCCCCGGCGTGAgagaataagtttctgttgttttcaacAAGTCACCAAGTTTATGGTAGCTTGTTACAGCATACACTGGAAATGAACAGAGTCTGGGCATCCTGTTACACCAGATGGCAAGACATCCCATCCCAGAGACCAATTTTGATCGTCCGGAGGACCCAGGAGCCCACCGCAAAGCCCCTCCCCAGCCTTGTCTGAGCACCAGGAAGGATGACAACTCATGGAAGCACAAATCCGCTGAATCTGTGTGTCCTTGATACACAACAGACAACTTGATTGTGTTCGAAGGGTGCTACGGAACCAGCTCTTACAAACTGATTAAACTAAGAGAGCGGTGGGAGCACGTGCCTCCCCTTCCTGCACAGACAGTGACCAAACAGGGTGGCGAGCTGGCTGGTCCCCGGGTAAGTCTCTCTCCCTCCGGTGGAGGGCATTCTCAGACCCGAGACCACCTAGCGGCCAGCTGACCATGCTGAGGACAGCGGTGTTCTCCGAAAGCCCCCACCTCTAGAGCACTCTGGCCCCTAAGTCAAATTTGAATCTGATTCAGCCTCTGCGCTCAGTTATCAGTTAGCAAGAAATACTgaggaaaacatgaaaagatCCCAAGAGGGTGTAATCAGCAAAATCCTGACAGGAAGTCCCCAGACAAATGAGCAGCTTTCCGCAGCGCCGCCGTGTGAGGGGGGCACACTTGACCAAGGAGAGGGCTGCGTCTGGGGGTGTCCTCATGGGTCGTGTTCGTCACAGTCAGTCTGTGTGTTTACCACGGTGTTTCCTGTCGTGTGTTCCAGCTAGcagatgtttttgtttgttttctttagggAGACTGACCCAGAGCAGGGGTACCCCACCCCCAGACCGGCACCCCAGTGAGTGCCCCGCCACAAGACGCAGGTCAGAATCACAAGGCGCTTCGGGGTCTTTATTGCCAACCGGCAGGGAGGGCAGGTGGGCCCGTGCGGCCCCCCTGGAAGGGCTGCGCCCCGGGCAACCGGCGGGTGAGGGGGTGGGCCGGCGGTCACCAGCGCAGGACGCCAGGACAGTACTTGTCAACGAGCCCCTGGTAGTAGGGCCGCAGCGCGGCTACGTCTGGCAGGCTGGAGCTCTTGGTGTAGAGGTCGAACTTGCTGCAGCACAGGGACGGTGGCCCGTGAAGCCCCCCGagtcaccccaccccccaggcgcGCCCATGACCGTGGCCGTGACCATGCGagtcaccccaccccccaggcgtGCCCgtcaccccaccccccaggcgtGACCGTGCCCGTGGCCGTACTTGAACTCCTGCACCCAGGGCAGCATGGCCAGGTCCTGCTCGTTGCACAGCTGCTGGTAGTCACCGAACTTGTGCCAAGGGTAGAAGGAGTGGAACCGGATGATGTAGAAGGCCTGCAGGTAGCCAGGCCTCAGGCTCCGGGCcgggggcggcgggcggggcgggtGGAGCAGGGCTTGACCTTGGCTCAGTCCCCACCCCCTCCTACCTCCGGTGGGAGGGCGAATTTGTTGAACTTCATCATCCGGTACAtgtactctgtgggagagggcgggTCACCACCTCTGGGCGGGCATCCAGAGGGGCAGCCCCAGAGTGGTCCCCGCCGTCCCCCCAACCGACCGGCCTCACCGTCATGGCCCCAGGACATGAGGACGTTCTCGAGCCCACAGTGAGGCTGGTACATGCCAAGCTCCGTGCTGCAGAGGGGGACGGAAGGTGAGGGGCTCAGGATCAGGACCCCGGAAGGGGGAGGAGCGGAGAGGACCTCGACGAGGGAGGGCAAGGGAGCCGCACCTGTACAGGGGGTCCTGGAGGTCAGGGTTGTCCTGGAAGGTGCAGTCACGGAAGACCACAGAGGCCTGGGGACGGCAGCCAACTGGGAAGGTGTCTCCTACCACTGCCCACTGGGGACGGACCGACGGGCAGCCGTGGGTGGGCGTGACTGGCCTGCCCCCCAAGTGGGTGTCCAGAGCCTGGAGTGGAGGCTGCCCCGGCCCTGCCCTGCTGACTGCCCTCCACCCCTCTCCTCACCTGGGGCTCCCCTGCCAGAGCCAGGACCTTCCCCAGGTCGTGCAGGAGCCCAACGAGGTGGAACCAgtctggaggagagggagggacagtGCAGGCTAGAAGGGTGCAGGGGCCGGGGCAGAGGCACAGTCCTGGGGCTGTGGGGGGGATGCA
This genomic stretch from Cervus elaphus chromosome 22, mCerEla1.1, whole genome shotgun sequence harbors:
- the MIOX gene encoding inositol oxygenase, with amino-acid sequence MKVAADPDPSLVSQPDMDPEAAKDKDNFRNYTSGPLLDRVFATYKLMHTWQTVDFVRRKHAQFGGFSYKRMTVMEAVDMLDGLVDESDPDVDFPNSFHAFQTAEGIRKAHPDKDWFHLVGLLHDLGKVLALAGEPQWAVVGDTFPVGCRPQASVVFRDCTFQDNPDLQDPLYSTELGMYQPHCGLENVLMSWGHDEYMYRMMKFNKFALPPEAFYIIRFHSFYPWHKFGDYQQLCNEQDLAMLPWVQEFNKFDLYTKSSSLPDVAALRPYYQGLVDKYCPGVLRW